The following are encoded in a window of Mycoplasmopsis bovis PG45 genomic DNA:
- the secDF gene encoding protein translocase subunit SecDF has protein sequence MSNFKTNFKTFFKNLFSPTNWKRWLLLSLSIVGIICAIVCGAFFAIFKQANRSIEYGEGVRYQIEAKIQNDNKELPASNKVLNDIGQSLKYRFSSTNDSSANVAVIGNGIIQVTRNKPLADSEKKAEFENSIIKKSSLVVTDINMNPLFINGKFADPANFDKDKLKIDYSNIEKYAVPLKTDSATVRFNPIASRYQVTAKLEDNQAILEWQKATEHISKQPEKIMFMWTNLDELYRFANTPLFKNDWIAAKENAANFTFVGNRPWDPQLRKLNTIKKSQFDGSKYLVNITEINRPLNDETFVITTTDTKKSTSDALASSINFGSNKNLNLKIYGEPVLFTKEKSEFKFNYIWIALAVAFSLVSIMLMVNYGLLGSLSVISMALYIFLTLLMFTVLRGEYSPSSFAGLFASLVINSIPLFTAFNRFKHEIYKGESKVKKAYKTALNANFISSFDMYIGTLILSIIFFFLGTPNTQGFSIMITFGSIFGIIAILIINRYLTFLCVNTDLFDKKVNLLGIVSKKIGKFNTEAKYKKVNYVNKSKLTVIAPVIFISAAIITFITLASINKDAWAGFNLTGLFAEASKVNINLEFTKFGIILGISIIAIIIYSLIRFKWTYSIAIITTLVQNLLITFAVFLVLRIPLNVYTIQSFLWVILLTVANTFIIFGSVKSKMNLFEKDEALSKEQVRYVSNSIFYESFKNNLFFLIVSALVFITLIAFVGAIDIFTSVIMLILVVVAIYSTLFVGVAVWSKLEEKRQMKVQHRIDTKYWVFPNEPSEQVFPGINNYLA, from the coding sequence ATGTCAAACTTTAAAACTAACTTTAAGACTTTTTTTAAGAATCTATTTAGCCCAACGAACTGAAAAAGATGACTCTTACTTTCTCTTTCTATTGTGGGCATAATATGTGCTATTGTTTGCGGTGCATTCTTTGCAATTTTTAAGCAAGCTAATCGTTCAATAGAATATGGTGAAGGTGTGAGATATCAAATTGAGGCTAAAATTCAAAATGATAATAAAGAATTGCCCGCCTCAAATAAAGTATTGAATGATATTGGGCAATCACTAAAGTATCGTTTTTCTAGTACAAATGACTCTTCAGCTAATGTAGCTGTCATCGGTAATGGAATAATTCAAGTAACTAGAAATAAACCGCTTGCTGATTCAGAAAAAAAAGCCGAGTTTGAGAATTCAATTATTAAAAAAAGTAGCTTAGTTGTAACAGACATAAATATGAACCCCCTTTTTATCAATGGTAAGTTTGCCGATCCTGCTAACTTTGATAAAGATAAATTAAAAATTGATTATAGTAATATTGAAAAATATGCAGTTCCTCTTAAAACTGACAGTGCTACTGTAAGGTTTAATCCAATTGCTTCAAGATATCAAGTTACTGCTAAATTAGAAGATAATCAAGCTATTTTAGAGTGACAAAAAGCTACTGAGCATATTTCTAAACAGCCTGAAAAAATAATGTTCATGTGGACAAACCTTGATGAATTGTATAGATTTGCTAATACACCACTTTTTAAAAATGACTGAATAGCTGCGAAAGAAAATGCTGCAAACTTCACATTTGTTGGCAACAGGCCATGGGATCCACAATTAAGAAAATTAAACACTATTAAGAAAAGTCAATTTGATGGCTCTAAATATTTAGTTAATATTACTGAAATTAACAGACCTTTAAATGATGAGACTTTCGTAATAACGACTACTGACACTAAAAAATCTACTTCAGATGCCTTAGCTTCTTCAATTAACTTTGGTTCTAATAAAAACTTAAATTTAAAAATATACGGTGAACCAGTTTTATTCACAAAAGAGAAAAGTGAATTCAAGTTTAACTACATATGAATAGCTTTAGCTGTTGCATTCTCATTAGTTTCAATAATGCTAATGGTAAATTATGGCTTATTAGGTTCTCTAAGCGTTATCTCAATGGCACTATACATATTTTTAACATTACTAATGTTTACAGTTTTAAGAGGCGAGTATTCACCATCTAGTTTTGCAGGTCTTTTTGCTTCGTTAGTTATAAACTCAATACCTTTATTCACAGCTTTTAATAGATTTAAGCATGAAATTTATAAAGGTGAATCAAAAGTCAAAAAAGCTTATAAAACAGCCCTTAATGCTAATTTTATATCGTCATTTGACATGTATATTGGCACCTTGATATTGTCAATAATATTCTTCTTCCTAGGAACACCAAATACCCAAGGATTTTCAATAATGATTACTTTTGGCTCAATATTTGGTATCATTGCAATTTTAATTATCAATAGATATCTAACATTTTTATGTGTTAATACTGATTTATTTGACAAAAAAGTTAATTTGCTTGGCATAGTATCTAAAAAAATTGGCAAATTTAACACCGAAGCAAAATACAAAAAAGTTAACTATGTTAACAAGTCAAAATTAACTGTTATTGCACCTGTAATATTTATTAGTGCTGCAATTATTACATTCATTACTTTAGCATCAATTAATAAAGATGCTTGGGCTGGATTTAATTTAACAGGTCTTTTTGCTGAAGCTTCTAAAGTTAATATAAACTTAGAATTTACTAAATTTGGAATTATTCTAGGTATATCAATAATTGCAATCATCATTTATTCTTTGATTAGATTTAAATGAACATATTCTATTGCTATAATCACAACTTTAGTTCAAAATTTATTAATAACATTTGCTGTATTCTTAGTGTTAAGAATACCATTAAATGTATACACAATTCAATCATTTTTATGAGTGATATTGCTAACCGTTGCTAATACATTTATCATTTTTGGCTCTGTTAAATCAAAAATGAATTTATTTGAAAAAGATGAGGCATTAAGCAAAGAACAAGTTAGATATGTTTCAAATAGTATTTTCTACGAATCATTTAAAAATAATTTGTTCTTCTTAATAGTTTCCGCATTAGTCTTCATAACCCTTATTGCATTTGTTGGCGCTATTGATATATTTACAAGTGTCATTATGTTAATTTTGGT
- the ruvB gene encoding Holliday junction branch migration DNA helicase RuvB, with translation MNQLLLRPTSFKEFIGQKKLIVTVKAMIDGSLHRNEVLDHILFYGPPGTGKTTLASLIGNELNKKVHYLQGALLEKKSDVLSVFANVNENDIVFIDEIHSINKSVEEIIYNAMEDFKIDIIIGPEGNSKVMRMNLKPFTLIGATTKLNLLSQPFKDRFGLLARLSQYSNEEIVKILQNSKKKLKVETDNEVLMLLAKYSRNTPRIANHLLKRAYDFSLKNNQNIIDAKTTYLTFKHLELFDLGLNKEHIEYLSLLSNSFYDKFVSIDAISGILNMNKDNLINDIEPYLLYLQLIEKSPRGRRITTKGVDYLIKNNLNIYT, from the coding sequence ATGAACCAGCTACTGCTTAGACCAACCAGCTTCAAAGAGTTTATCGGTCAGAAAAAACTAATAGTTACAGTAAAAGCAATGATTGATGGCTCTCTGCATAGAAATGAAGTGTTAGACCACATTCTTTTTTATGGACCACCAGGTACTGGTAAGACAACTTTAGCATCTTTAATTGGCAATGAATTAAACAAAAAAGTTCACTATTTACAAGGAGCTTTATTAGAGAAAAAGTCAGATGTTCTAAGTGTATTTGCAAATGTTAATGAAAATGACATTGTATTTATTGATGAAATACATAGTATTAATAAATCGGTAGAAGAAATAATTTATAATGCTATGGAAGATTTCAAAATTGACATAATTATAGGTCCTGAGGGAAATTCTAAGGTTATGAGAATGAATCTTAAGCCCTTCACATTAATAGGTGCCACGACTAAATTAAACTTGCTTAGTCAGCCTTTTAAGGATAGATTCGGCCTACTTGCTAGACTAAGCCAATATAGTAATGAAGAAATAGTTAAAATACTGCAAAACAGCAAGAAAAAGCTAAAAGTTGAAACTGATAATGAAGTATTAATGCTTCTGGCAAAATATTCTAGAAATACTCCTAGAATTGCTAATCATTTACTAAAAAGAGCATATGACTTTTCATTAAAAAATAATCAGAATATTATTGATGCAAAAACCACATATCTAACATTTAAGCATCTTGAACTCTTTGACTTAGGACTTAACAAAGAACATATTGAATACTTATCACTGCTTAGCAATTCATTTTATGATAAATTTGTTTCAATAGATGCAATTTCTGGAATTCTAAATATGAACAAGGACAACTTAATCAATGATATTGAGCCTTATTTACTGTACTTGCAACTTATTGAAAAATCCCCTAGAGGCAGAAGAATAACCACAAAAGGAGTTGATTATCTAATAAAAAATAATCTTAATATTTATACTTAA
- the ruvA gene encoding Holliday junction branch migration protein RuvA translates to MILYRIGEIIHKHNSNIIFESQGIGYSLILPDPERVDVKQKCKLYLFEIKNEYQYATYAFKDFKERLLFVDLISLNGIGPKAAFNILNFGFEKVSALIAEGNVEALIKIPYLNPRMARLIVAELQAKWSKMISPKEVAKISVSTNTISEAKETLKMLGFKTKQIDNALAKVSTTDDIEKMIEEAIKLISTQNYEPATA, encoded by the coding sequence ATGATTTTATATAGAATAGGTGAAATAATTCATAAACATAACTCAAACATAATATTTGAAAGTCAAGGGATAGGTTATTCATTGATACTGCCAGATCCAGAAAGGGTTGATGTTAAGCAAAAATGCAAGTTGTATTTATTTGAAATAAAAAATGAATATCAGTATGCAACATATGCTTTTAAAGATTTTAAAGAAAGACTACTATTTGTTGATTTAATATCTCTTAATGGCATTGGACCAAAAGCAGCATTCAATATATTAAATTTTGGATTCGAAAAAGTATCAGCGTTAATAGCAGAAGGCAATGTTGAAGCTCTCATTAAAATTCCATATCTTAACCCCAGAATGGCAAGGCTGATTGTGGCTGAATTACAGGCTAAATGGTCAAAAATGATTAGTCCTAAAGAAGTTGCAAAAATAAGTGTATCAACCAACACAATATCTGAAGCTAAAGAAACACTTAAGATGCTAGGTTTTAAAACTAAGCAAATTGATAATGCATTAGCAAAGGTGTCAACAACTGATGATATTGAAAAAATGATTGAAGAAGCAATTAAATTAATTTCTACTCAAAACTATGAACCAGCTACTGCTTAG